The Candidatus Bathyarchaeota archaeon genomic interval ATCAGGAATCCACGTTCAAAATCGCATGGGTAAGGAGTATCAGACACCATCTTAGCTCCTCCATTCTGAATGTCTAGGATTCTTAGGCTTCCAAAACAGTCACCTCTATGGTAAGTCTTGTAAAGGGTCTCAGCATGTTTTAGACGTTCATGGATATCCCCAGATAGTTCTCGGTATCCAAGATTTTCAAGGATTCTAGCTCCCGCCAGATATATGATAGTCGGCCCCACCCTCTCAGATATATTCCTCAGTGCTTCAATCCACAAATTTTGGGGATACCAGCCATCAACTGCAACATCGATATCATATCTCTTGAGGGTCTGCAGAGCCTCAGCCTCAAAGTCACCTAGACCCATCACCAAGGCCTTTATGAATTTGCTTGATACCAATGTTTCTCCACCAGACATGTCAGGCAACTATGCAACCTCTCCTAGGATTCCTCCAATCTGGCAGGATGAGGCATATTTGTGAGCTTACTCCAACATCTTATTAAGCCTCCATGAAGGGGTTACCTGCCATTGAAAGGTTTTATCGGTACCGGAACTCTCGGTAACAGTTGAGGATGGAATCTGGATTCTATATGCGGTAATTCACAGAGGTCTTCTCGCCCCTTCTTGCAGATTCTGCTATGGCATCCAGGACTATGTTGCATCTGTAACCGTCCTCGAATGTGGCTCCTGGAGGGCTAATGGGTTTATCATAGACTATTGAATCTATGAAATGGTATATTTCATGGATTATCGAGTGTTCCCAACCTATTATGTGGCCGTGGGGCCACCAGTATCTCAAATATGGATGGTTGGACTCGGTTATCAAGGTCTTATGGAAGCTCGGCTCAAGTTCCGGTAGGTCGCGCCCCCTCAAGTTGACGTCGAGCTCGTTCAGCCTCTCAAGGTTGAATACTATGCTTCCACCATCACCGTAGACTTCGATGTGTTGATAGTTCTTCCTTCCGCTGCATACTCTGGATGCAGATATATGCCCAACCGCCCCATTTCTGAATTCTACGATACATTCGAAGGCGTCGTCGACATCAACTCTTCCCATCCTAACATCATCCCCAGGTATGGGTCTATCCTCTATGAATGTCTTGGTGATTGCTGTGACCGAGGTGATGTCGCCTACGAGATAGTGAGCTAGATCCACTAGGTGGGATCCCAAATCTCCCAGGACACCTGATCCAGATTCCGTCTTCACTGTTCTCCATGTGATGGGGAACTGGGGGTCGATCAACCATTCTTGTAGGTACCTTCCATGGAAGTGGTATACTCTGCCTATCACACCGTCATCTATCAGTTTCTTGGCCACTTGAATTGCAGGTACGAACCTGTAATTGAATGCAACCATATGTTTGACATTCGATCTCTCCACCGCCCTCAACATATTCTCAGCCTCCTCAGCAGTCAAGGCCATGGGTTTCTCGCAGATAACGTGCTTTCCACGCTCAGCGGCGGCTATGCAAGGCTCAGCGTGTAACCTATTTGGAGCCCCGTTATCAAATATCTCAACCTCAGGATCCTTGACTAGGTCTCTCCAGTCAGTGTAGTATCTGGTGTAGCCGTAACGTTCAGCAGCCCCAGATACTCTCAATCGATCCCTCCCGCAGATAGCGATGAGCTTCGGAATCGCCGGTGGAGGCCAGAAGATGTAGGGTATCTTCTTGTAAGCGTTGCTATGGGCCTTCCCCATGAAAGCATATCCGAGCATACCAACACCCACCGTGGGTATCTTGTCCATCCTCCTTTCCACATCACCCATCATGTTGAGGCTGATCTTCACACCCATAAAATACACCGTGAAGGTAAATTGTCTCCAAGACTGATTTTAAAGATTTGATGTGCAACTCAGACTCTCAAGGAGAATATGTTTGAAACTTGTTGAAGCCTCTGTCTCTCTGAGACTATTGTTTAGATTACCTCGAGTTCACATCACTCTCCTTGCTTTCGCAGCTCTCAAGCCTATCAATTTCATGAATGTTGAGAATGCAAGTTTGAATGTAGCTGAGACGTTTCTACCCAGATATGTTTCTTTCAGATTGTTAGCCCAACGTAAGGAATGGTTTAGACACGTCAAGAATAGCTGTTCATGCTCGGATGTGAGAGTCTCCCTCTTCATGGTGTTATTGGAGTGGAGCATCATCTCCTCGGCTGAGATGAAGAATAGGGGAACTATCAGGGACCTGAAACCTTTCAGATCATCTAGGAGCTCTATCGTATCGATTATGTCTTTGCTCATCTCCCCTGGGAGGCCCACCATTAACGTCAAGGCTGGAACCCAGTTGCAGTCATCCATCACGCCAATTGCAGTCTTAACTACTTCAGGCCAATCTTCAGGTCTGTAGGGTAGGGGTTTTCCAGCCATGTATTTCTTGATCAACCTCACACTACCAGTCTCCAGGCCTACCTGAACACCTAGAAAGGAAGCCTCGGAA includes:
- a CDS encoding Gfo/Idh/MocA family oxidoreductase; amino-acid sequence: MMGDVERRMDKIPTVGVGMLGYAFMGKAHSNAYKKIPYIFWPPPAIPKLIAICGRDRLRVSGAAERYGYTRYYTDWRDLVKDPEVEIFDNGAPNRLHAEPCIAAAERGKHVICEKPMALTAEEAENMLRAVERSNVKHMVAFNYRFVPAIQVAKKLIDDGVIGRVYHFHGRYLQEWLIDPQFPITWRTVKTESGSGVLGDLGSHLVDLAHYLVGDITSVTAITKTFIEDRPIPGDDVRMGRVDVDDAFECIVEFRNGAVGHISASRVCSGRKNYQHIEVYGDGGSIVFNLERLNELDVNLRGRDLPELEPSFHKTLITESNHPYLRYWWPHGHIIGWEHSIIHEIYHFIDSIVYDKPISPPGATFEDGYRCNIVLDAIAESARRGEKTSVNYRI